The Thalassotalea psychrophila genome window below encodes:
- a CDS encoding aminoacyl-tRNA deacylase produces the protein MSVASRLDSYLNQHQINYQVIPHFHSLNSVSSAISANVPLYKIAKAVMLEDHEGRKLMAVLPANNKVSMSFINDELLGSYRLIKENKVYELFKDCEHGAVPPSGDAYNMTMICDSLLDDLDEVYLEAGDHENLVCIDHEGFKKLTENSKHMRFSRQVFH, from the coding sequence ATGTCTGTTGCAAGCCGACTAGATTCGTACTTGAATCAACATCAAATCAATTATCAGGTGATCCCTCATTTTCATAGCCTTAATTCTGTTAGCAGTGCCATATCTGCTAATGTGCCTCTGTATAAAATTGCAAAAGCGGTGATGCTAGAAGATCATGAAGGACGTAAATTAATGGCCGTATTACCGGCTAATAACAAGGTAAGTATGTCGTTTATCAATGATGAATTACTTGGTAGTTATCGTTTAATTAAAGAAAATAAAGTTTATGAATTATTCAAAGATTGTGAACACGGTGCGGTTCCACCTTCAGGTGATGCGTACAACATGACGATGATTTGTGATTCATTGCTTGATGATTTAGATGAGGTGTATCTTGAAGCTGGCGATCATGAAAACTTAGTATGTATTGATCATGAAGGCTTTAAAAAACTAACCGAAAACTCTAAACATATGAGGTTTAGTCGACAGGTTTTTCATTAA
- a CDS encoding S46 family peptidase: MSKLSSLLLCAISAVSTLSVADEGMWQPHQLPSISKELTAAGLELNPTDLTNLTEFPMGAIVSLGGCTASFVSDQALVVSNHHCVYGSVQYNSTEENNLLKNGFLAKSFAEELPAAPGQRIYVTEEITEVTPLIKGGITTAMKGDERYKFIDTNSKKLVSQCEQDKNYRCSVVNFHGGLEYYLFKQLMIRDVRLVHAPASSVGKYGGDIDNWMWPRHTGDYGFYRAYVGKDGQPADYSVDNVPYQPKHHLKVNKASVNEDDYIMVLGYPGRTNRYRVASEVEHQFTWAYPVAKSYREEIINLIHENSEVGSDKRIKYQNELASLANYAKNYGSLIESYNKGTTLERKQQLEAQLSTWINSNPKRKAKYGSALSGINKLVNDSQEFAPRSYVLSYMARSKLLTTANKLHRLAIEKAKPDLERQRGYQERDMDRFAQGMKTINRRLDLDIDQKILTHMLTHYAALPEKQRIKELDQFFALENGLNETALKSKLDAIYKTTELADEETRLAWMNKSVEEFNNSNDPFIQLAVNTFKSRKAIEDSSKELAGNLQAYRPKFMEALIAYNKSKDIPVYADANSTLRVTYGNVKGYSPKDGITAAPFTTVEGIVAKDTGAFPFDAPKKQLDLINKRQYGSYTKDDLNTVPVNFLGTLDITGGNSGSPTLNSKAEFVGLVFDGVYESIIGGWDYDAKLNRSIHVDVRYMLWVMEHIDGATNLIDEMDIVEMSANGEVTTTVAE, from the coding sequence GTGAGTAAATTATCATCATTACTGCTGTGCGCAATTAGTGCAGTAAGTACCCTTTCTGTCGCCGACGAAGGCATGTGGCAACCACATCAATTACCTAGCATTAGTAAAGAACTAACTGCTGCCGGTTTAGAATTAAACCCAACTGACTTAACCAATCTTACCGAATTTCCAATGGGCGCGATTGTAAGCTTAGGCGGTTGTACCGCTTCGTTTGTTTCAGACCAAGCTCTAGTAGTAAGTAACCATCACTGCGTATATGGCTCAGTGCAATATAATTCTACAGAAGAGAACAACCTACTTAAAAATGGATTTTTAGCAAAATCGTTCGCTGAAGAATTACCAGCAGCTCCTGGTCAACGTATTTATGTAACCGAAGAAATTACCGAAGTAACACCGCTTATTAAAGGTGGTATTACAACAGCAATGAAGGGTGACGAACGTTACAAATTTATCGACACTAATAGCAAGAAGCTAGTTAGCCAATGTGAACAAGATAAGAATTATCGTTGTAGCGTTGTTAACTTTCACGGCGGTCTTGAGTACTACCTATTTAAACAATTAATGATCCGCGATGTACGTTTAGTGCATGCACCTGCATCAAGTGTAGGTAAATATGGCGGTGATATTGATAACTGGATGTGGCCGCGTCATACCGGTGATTACGGATTTTACCGTGCATACGTTGGTAAAGATGGGCAACCTGCTGATTACTCTGTAGATAACGTACCATATCAACCTAAGCATCACTTAAAAGTGAATAAAGCTTCTGTTAATGAAGACGACTACATTATGGTATTGGGTTACCCAGGTAGAACTAACCGCTACCGCGTAGCGAGTGAAGTTGAGCATCAATTCACTTGGGCTTACCCTGTAGCCAAGTCTTACCGTGAAGAAATCATTAATTTGATCCATGAAAACTCAGAAGTGGGTAGCGATAAACGTATTAAGTATCAAAATGAATTGGCAAGCTTGGCAAATTACGCCAAGAACTACGGTTCATTAATAGAAAGCTACAACAAAGGCACAACGCTTGAGCGTAAACAGCAGCTTGAAGCACAATTAAGTACTTGGATTAACAGTAATCCAAAACGTAAAGCTAAATACGGTAGTGCTTTGTCAGGTATAAACAAACTAGTTAATGACAGCCAAGAGTTTGCGCCACGCAGTTATGTTTTAAGCTACATGGCAAGAAGCAAATTACTGACCACCGCAAATAAACTACACCGCTTAGCCATTGAAAAAGCGAAACCAGATCTTGAGCGCCAGCGCGGCTATCAAGAGCGTGACATGGACCGTTTTGCGCAAGGCATGAAAACCATTAACCGTCGTTTAGACTTAGACATTGATCAAAAAATATTAACGCACATGTTAACGCATTACGCAGCTTTACCTGAAAAGCAACGTATTAAAGAGCTTGATCAATTCTTCGCTCTAGAAAATGGCTTAAACGAAACTGCATTAAAAAGTAAACTTGATGCTATTTACAAAACTACTGAATTGGCCGATGAAGAAACTCGTTTAGCTTGGATGAATAAAAGCGTAGAAGAGTTTAACAACTCAAACGACCCATTCATTCAATTAGCTGTTAATACCTTTAAATCGCGTAAAGCCATTGAAGACAGCAGCAAAGAATTAGCTGGCAATTTACAAGCGTATCGCCCTAAATTTATGGAAGCATTAATTGCTTACAATAAATCAAAAGACATCCCTGTATATGCCGATGCAAACAGTACGTTACGTGTAACATACGGCAACGTAAAAGGCTATTCACCTAAAGATGGTATCACTGCTGCGCCGTTCACTACAGTAGAAGGTATTGTTGCAAAAGATACAGGTGCATTCCCATTTGATGCCCCTAAAAAGCAGCTCGATTTAATCAACAAAAGACAATACGGCTCGTATACCAAAGATGACTTAAACACTGTTCCAGTTAACTTTTTAGGTACATTAGATATTACCGGTGGTAACTCTGGCTCACCAACGTTAAACAGCAAAGCTGAATTTGTTGGCTTAGTATTTGATGGTGTATACGAGAGTATTATTGGCGGTTGGGATTACGACGCTAAATTGAACCGTTCAATACATGTCGACGTACGTTACATGCTTTGGGTTATGGAGCACATTGATGGCGCTACCAACCTAATTGATGAAATGGATATTGTTGAAATGTCCGCAAACGGTGAAGTAACAACTACTGTAGCTGAATAA
- the amrA gene encoding AmmeMemoRadiSam system protein A, translated as MPALSCIELTNAEQDLAINLVRQVLTQAVKENCYIKPLAPNSKALLTPCACFVTLYVQGELRGCIGTMQSERPLWENICKYSYSSAFEDYRFEHLTADELENLSFQISILSTLEPMENKGEAHLLAELKPNVDGLVLEYNQHNALFLPSVWESLPKPYDFVGKLKLKAGLAEDYWHEDIKLQRFQSFKIESEKATN; from the coding sequence ATGCCAGCTTTATCGTGTATTGAATTAACCAACGCCGAGCAAGACCTTGCCATAAACCTTGTTAGGCAAGTATTAACGCAAGCGGTAAAAGAAAACTGCTATATCAAGCCTCTTGCACCCAATTCTAAAGCACTACTAACACCTTGTGCCTGCTTTGTTACCTTGTATGTTCAAGGTGAGTTACGAGGATGTATTGGTACTATGCAAAGTGAGCGGCCATTATGGGAAAACATTTGCAAATACAGTTACAGCAGTGCGTTTGAAGATTATCGCTTTGAGCACCTAACGGCTGATGAACTTGAAAACTTAAGCTTTCAAATATCAATATTATCAACGCTTGAGCCTATGGAAAACAAAGGCGAGGCGCACTTGCTTGCAGAGTTAAAGCCAAATGTTGATGGCTTAGTACTCGAATATAATCAGCATAATGCATTATTTTTACCGTCGGTATGGGAGTCATTGCCCAAACCTTACGATTTTGTTGGCAAGCTTAAGTTAAAGGCTGGTTTGGCTGAGGATTATTGGCATGAAGACATTAAACTGCAACGCTTTCAAAGTTTTAAAATAGAAAGCGAGAAAGCTACAAACTAG
- the amrB gene encoding AmmeMemoRadiSam system protein B gives MSIREPAVAGSFYCDDPIDLADSVMQCIGEFVDAGVHAKALIVPHAGYIYSGPVAGAAYRLLANSCNDIDRVVILGPCHRIALQGLAVASYEAFSTPLGDISVDIPACQNLVDKGLVQYSNEAHQFEHSLEVQLPFLQGCLAKFTILPIVVGACSIDDVYTVINALNVEGTLFLISTDMSHFHTYQQANAIDNFNIVRMLNFDTDLTGEDACGSNVLNGFFKFCDHAKWKIRMVKYENSGDTAGDKEKVVGYASFIVY, from the coding sequence GTGAGCATTCGAGAGCCTGCGGTAGCAGGCAGTTTTTATTGTGATGATCCAATAGATCTGGCCGACAGTGTTATGCAGTGTATTGGTGAGTTTGTTGATGCTGGCGTGCATGCCAAAGCATTGATTGTTCCCCATGCTGGCTATATCTATTCAGGGCCTGTTGCCGGTGCGGCTTACCGGTTATTGGCTAATAGCTGCAACGACATTGATCGGGTAGTTATATTAGGTCCTTGCCACCGCATTGCTCTTCAGGGGTTAGCGGTTGCCAGTTATGAAGCGTTCTCTACTCCTCTAGGTGATATAAGCGTTGACATACCTGCTTGTCAAAACTTAGTGGATAAAGGGTTAGTGCAATACTCAAATGAAGCCCATCAGTTTGAGCACTCATTAGAAGTGCAATTGCCATTTTTACAAGGATGCTTAGCTAAGTTCACTATTTTGCCTATTGTGGTTGGTGCTTGTTCAATTGATGATGTATATACAGTCATTAATGCGCTTAATGTTGAAGGTACTTTGTTTTTGATAAGCACCGACATGAGCCATTTTCATACTTACCAACAGGCCAATGCTATAGATAACTTTAACATAGTACGTATGCTTAATTTTGATACTGACCTAACTGGCGAAGATGCATGTGGCAGTAATGTATTAAATGGTTTTTTTAAATTTTGTGATCATGCCAAGTGGAAAATACGTATGGTTAAATATGAAAACTCAGGCGATACAGCAGGTGATAAAGAGAAGGTAGTAGGCTATGCCAGCTTTATCGTGTATTGA
- the amrS gene encoding AmmeMemoRadiSam system radical SAM enzyme has product MTDTLIEHFPTKFWHQMDDGRVCCDVCPQHCTLREGKRGSCFVRMHHKGEIVLTSYGRSSGFCIDPIEKKPLNHFYPGSSVLSFGTAGCNLSCQFCQNWDMSKSRQLDTLCATALPEQLANTAKQQHCKSLAFTYNDPVIFMEYAIDTAIAAKEQGIKSVAVSAGYICDEPRVEFFKHMDAANIDLKAFTESFYHKVCHGHLQPVLDTLIYLKNETNVWFEITTLLIPDENDSDAELNNMCQWVAENLGLNVPLHFSAFHPDFKMLDKGNTPITTLLKARSIAKNYGLNFVYCGNVFDVDSDTTYCPNCQHPVIKRNWYEISQYHLTSSGNCQHCGKKINGMFGEYKNGFGRQRIPVSIT; this is encoded by the coding sequence ATGACAGACACCCTTATTGAACATTTTCCTACCAAGTTTTGGCATCAAATGGATGATGGCAGGGTTTGTTGTGATGTATGCCCACAGCATTGCACATTAAGAGAAGGCAAACGTGGCAGCTGCTTTGTGCGTATGCATCATAAGGGCGAAATAGTATTAACCAGTTATGGCCGCTCATCTGGTTTTTGTATTGACCCTATAGAAAAAAAACCACTGAATCATTTCTACCCGGGTAGTAGCGTACTCTCCTTTGGCACTGCCGGCTGTAATTTAAGTTGCCAGTTTTGCCAGAACTGGGACATGAGTAAATCAAGGCAGTTAGATACCCTGTGCGCTACAGCGTTGCCAGAGCAACTGGCAAATACAGCCAAGCAACAACACTGCAAAAGCTTGGCGTTTACCTATAACGACCCAGTTATATTTATGGAGTATGCGATAGACACCGCAATTGCAGCAAAAGAACAAGGTATAAAAAGCGTTGCGGTAAGTGCCGGCTATATTTGTGATGAGCCTAGAGTTGAATTCTTTAAACACATGGATGCCGCTAATATTGATTTAAAAGCCTTCACTGAAAGCTTTTATCACAAGGTATGCCATGGTCATTTGCAACCAGTGTTAGACACTCTGATCTATTTAAAAAATGAAACTAATGTTTGGTTTGAAATAACTACCCTACTCATTCCAGATGAAAACGACTCTGATGCAGAGCTAAACAATATGTGTCAATGGGTAGCTGAAAACCTTGGTCTAAACGTACCCCTACATTTCAGCGCCTTCCATCCTGACTTTAAAATGCTCGATAAAGGCAATACACCTATTACAACCCTATTAAAAGCCAGAAGTATTGCGAAAAATTACGGCCTTAACTTTGTATACTGCGGTAATGTATTTGATGTAGATTCCGATACAACCTATTGCCCGAACTGCCAGCATCCTGTAATAAAACGAAACTGGTATGAAATAAGTCAATATCATTTAACTTCAAGCGGTAATTGCCAACACTGCGGCAAGAAAATAAATGGCATGTTTGGTGAATACAAAAATGGTTTTGGTAGGCAGCGTATTCCTGTATCGATAACGTAA
- a CDS encoding metal-dependent hydrolase codes for MDALTHAIVGAAIAQLPRSSGLNKQSSISWRKRAIIGASAALFPDIDYLLFLINPLDFIAYWHRAETHSLLLAPLWAWLIMQCWQRFTSWQLPTKQLYWLCFLAITSHPLLDSLTTFGTQWFAPISRYRFAFNVLFVIDVYFSVIALCSLLLLIIVNHQIVKILALLLPACYLLVVFNIKHNIEQSLSGNQQTITLLPQPFSLLYWQAISQTEHGFVQTYIKLGSDPIAQWVSSKFGLPQQASYQLSEQLTWQHYNTLPSGPIMNNHALQVWQHPKFKAFHQFSAYPIFYDYQHTPQHTCVWFSDLRYHWPNVIPSFRYGMCRKNQTNHSNEWHLYRMKYFSEQAVTAN; via the coding sequence ATGGATGCCTTAACCCATGCAATTGTTGGCGCTGCAATTGCACAGTTGCCCCGCTCTAGTGGACTCAACAAACAAAGCTCAATATCTTGGCGTAAACGGGCAATCATCGGCGCCAGCGCTGCGCTGTTTCCAGATATTGACTATCTGTTATTTCTAATTAACCCGTTGGATTTTATTGCTTACTGGCACAGGGCTGAAACTCACTCTTTATTGCTGGCACCTCTGTGGGCTTGGCTAATAATGCAATGTTGGCAGCGTTTTACTTCCTGGCAACTGCCAACAAAACAATTATATTGGTTATGTTTTCTGGCCATAACGTCTCACCCACTACTTGATAGTTTGACGACGTTCGGCACCCAATGGTTTGCGCCAATAAGTCGTTATCGGTTCGCTTTCAATGTACTGTTTGTGATTGATGTCTACTTCAGCGTAATAGCATTGTGTAGTTTGCTATTACTCATTATCGTCAATCATCAAATCGTTAAAATACTCGCGTTATTATTACCCGCTTGCTACCTACTGGTGGTATTTAACATCAAGCATAATATTGAACAGTCTCTTAGTGGAAACCAGCAAACCATTACCCTGCTACCCCAACCATTTTCCTTGCTTTACTGGCAAGCCATAAGTCAAACAGAGCATGGCTTTGTTCAGACATACATTAAGCTGGGCAGTGATCCCATTGCTCAATGGGTTAGTAGTAAATTTGGTTTACCGCAACAAGCAAGCTATCAACTTAGCGAGCAATTAACTTGGCAACACTATAACACCTTGCCCTCAGGGCCAATAATGAACAACCATGCATTGCAAGTATGGCAACACCCTAAGTTCAAGGCGTTTCATCAGTTCAGCGCATACCCTATTTTTTATGACTACCAGCACACACCGCAACACACCTGTGTTTGGTTTAGTGATTTACGCTATCACTGGCCCAATGTTATTCCATCGTTTCGTTATGGTATGTGCAGAAAAAACCAAACTAACCACTCTAATGAATGGCACTTATATCGAATGAAATATTTTAGTGAGCAGGCTGTGACCGCTAATTAA
- a CDS encoding efflux RND transporter periplasmic adaptor subunit: MKIELAQQKPWKKIAAISLFIALIGYATFAVSSKASKTVDIANLSFQTVSNGPLDIYSGAYGEFASARERLLTAPALGKVAEILVRPGTKVTPGTIILHLTNPKLEQEVSQAQGQLAQQQAQLEAFKYEQQSERLNYQGRIADIEAEIEKAQLELSVNENLMNLGVSSKIELQRAKLAVKQETKRLKFEKQKYQQFIEMQGYQLTQRDITIVQQASQVALLEKQLADMQVKAGITGSLQTLEVELGQSVQLGESLAKVGSDKELIARLRLPQHQADQIDINAPVIIDTQKGKIAAHITRIESVVSNGSVLAEAVIDGELTSNARPSLAISAQVFVMHNDKATFINQAPGLRPRSKQALFVRTSSNLLEQRSVTFGELSQNKLVVTEGLTEGEEIVSSDTSKYNQFSQLSLNN; this comes from the coding sequence ATGAAAATTGAACTAGCCCAGCAAAAGCCTTGGAAAAAAATTGCCGCAATAAGCCTATTTATAGCCTTAATTGGCTACGCCACTTTTGCAGTAAGCAGTAAGGCTAGCAAAACTGTTGATATCGCCAACTTATCTTTTCAAACGGTTAGCAATGGACCTTTAGATATATACAGCGGCGCCTACGGTGAGTTTGCTTCAGCAAGAGAGCGTTTATTAACGGCTCCGGCGTTAGGAAAAGTTGCTGAAATTTTAGTACGCCCAGGTACTAAGGTAACGCCAGGCACCATTATTTTGCACTTAACAAACCCTAAGCTTGAACAAGAAGTTAGCCAAGCACAAGGACAGCTTGCGCAACAACAAGCCCAGTTAGAAGCGTTTAAATACGAACAACAAAGCGAACGCTTAAATTACCAGGGCCGCATTGCCGACATTGAAGCTGAAATTGAAAAGGCACAACTTGAATTATCGGTTAATGAAAATTTAATGAATTTGGGCGTATCGTCAAAAATTGAATTACAACGAGCCAAGTTAGCGGTAAAACAAGAAACTAAACGATTGAAGTTTGAAAAACAAAAATATCAGCAGTTTATTGAAATGCAAGGTTACCAGCTAACTCAACGTGACATCACCATTGTTCAACAAGCATCGCAAGTTGCGCTTTTAGAAAAGCAATTAGCAGATATGCAAGTAAAAGCCGGCATCACGGGTTCATTGCAAACTCTAGAAGTTGAGTTGGGCCAGAGTGTGCAATTGGGTGAATCATTAGCAAAAGTTGGCAGCGATAAAGAGCTTATTGCCCGTTTGCGTTTACCGCAACATCAAGCAGATCAAATTGACATAAATGCCCCCGTAATTATAGATACTCAAAAAGGCAAAATTGCCGCTCACATAACCCGCATCGAAAGCGTTGTTTCTAATGGTTCAGTGCTTGCGGAAGCCGTTATTGATGGTGAGTTAACCTCAAATGCTCGCCCTTCTTTGGCTATATCGGCGCAAGTATTTGTAATGCATAACGACAAAGCAACGTTTATTAATCAAGCACCAGGATTACGTCCCCGTTCTAAACAAGCGTTATTTGTACGTACATCAAGCAATTTATTAGAACAACGCAGCGTAACCTTTGGTGAGCTATCACAAAACAAACTAGTGGTTACAGAAGGCCTAACTGAAGGCGAAGAAATTGTCAGCAGTGACACCAGCAAATACAACCAATTCAGCCAGTTATCATTAAATAACTAA
- a CDS encoding ABC transporter ATP-binding protein gives MKKVVEMNNVHKRYDGQQIETHALQGISLEINQGEFVAITGPSGCGKSTLLSIMGLMDSASEGDYHIADINTAGLKVDQRTQIRNQHIGYVFQSFNLIDSLTVFENVALPLEHRNVGKAEIKQRVEEVLTQVDMWHRQNYRPNQLSGGQQQRIAIARALVGKPDLILVDEPTGNLDSKNGDQVMALLEQLNKDGSTIVMVTHDTRYSRCANRQIQLLDGQIVTEQKLRGVA, from the coding sequence ATGAAAAAAGTAGTTGAAATGAACAATGTTCACAAACGTTATGATGGCCAACAAATTGAAACTCATGCCCTGCAAGGCATCTCTCTTGAGATTAACCAAGGTGAGTTTGTTGCTATTACCGGCCCATCAGGTTGCGGTAAGTCAACGTTGTTATCAATTATGGGACTAATGGACAGTGCCAGTGAAGGCGATTATCACATTGCTGATATCAATACTGCTGGCCTTAAAGTTGATCAACGTACACAAATTAGAAATCAGCATATTGGCTACGTGTTTCAATCATTCAATTTAATTGACAGCTTAACTGTATTTGAAAACGTTGCCCTGCCGCTTGAACACCGAAACGTTGGCAAGGCAGAAATAAAACAGCGTGTTGAAGAAGTGCTAACCCAAGTAGATATGTGGCACAGACAGAACTACCGTCCTAACCAATTATCTGGTGGTCAACAGCAACGTATCGCCATTGCTCGTGCGTTGGTAGGCAAGCCCGATCTTATTTTGGTGGATGAGCCAACCGGTAATCTTGACAGTAAAAATGGCGATCAGGTTATGGCATTGCTAGAGCAATTAAACAAAGACGGTTCTACCATAGTTATGGTTACTCATGACACTCGTTATTCTCGTTGTGCAAATCGTCAAATACAGCTGCTTGATGGTCAAATTGTTACAGAGCAAAAATTACGAGGTGTTGCATGA
- a CDS encoding FtsX-like permease family protein, with product MSLYKKAFLHGIARVFALPRLSIPLILTLGLTLGAVLSVTAISSTLLYQPLQGVKNEASLQTFEYRFKMSDTLSVSYWNMNRLQSFGEQFADLGEWAGINPTEQNVEINNGIYPTTRFEASDNILQVLGTRLLLGDDVTMPAPEKYVWISESLWKYAYAGAESVIGKQLNVNNQPFIIAGVIEDLMAIKSAQEVLPQQVWFIQNLATVAAQQDNVGNISNEIDFLLFKSANSNAVLPTLEQTNEWLNIHTTKNVEGDNLQLFLDFLNSANKEVTIAPYRSNMLGETEGLIIALFAASIGLLLMATLNLLNLFIAHYQGRTKEFAIQLSLGSSLLKIRLLVLLENLPSFLLAATAGLLMTGWALKSLPLIAGDSLPMIDSIGLNGITIGASFAIIILLSILFSALALVDIDKKALSNNLNSSGKGIQAQSNQWLSRMLMVLQLSIASMLLTASVMITTQSYQSVYQDLGYDIGNSYNVSLTIADEEYVAQLRDFEEYKGSEVNTLLNDVGTMIESSVADSKLIVADYGPLSDSLQVNAFLNEDNNNEQVIYQVRSLSANFFSTFNIKMLAGANLTQEQISNDEDRIVIDQNMAKAMYPTLTNDEIIGKAIKLSQSGDHGMIVTGIVSNTISQTGIANPLGIPAVYSHRIDTGGSLQFTVMMPEGKNLSIDMLNDEFARQFPRLSNLQVTSVDDIWKQQTLNQRVSLWVVITMTALTLILAAIGVAGLTQMTTNHRKYELAVRMATGAKQSRLVRFILKDAFWMLVIGLGLGFVVSVIGYQQIQQQLEMLPEFNWLAMTALDSGLIAIVLLSVMMPAWRVISSDPMQALREE from the coding sequence ATGAGTTTATACAAAAAGGCTTTTTTGCATGGCATCGCGCGAGTATTCGCATTGCCACGCCTAAGCATCCCATTGATCTTAACGTTGGGCCTAACCTTAGGTGCAGTATTAAGCGTAACGGCAATTTCATCGACTTTGTTATATCAACCACTGCAAGGAGTTAAAAACGAAGCATCACTACAAACTTTTGAATACCGATTTAAAATGTCAGATACCTTAAGTGTGTCTTACTGGAATATGAATCGTTTACAGTCATTTGGTGAACAGTTTGCTGATTTAGGCGAATGGGCAGGCATTAACCCGACTGAACAAAATGTTGAAATTAACAATGGAATTTATCCAACGACTCGATTTGAAGCTTCAGATAATATTTTACAAGTTTTGGGCACGCGTTTATTACTTGGTGATGATGTAACCATGCCAGCTCCAGAAAAGTATGTTTGGATCTCAGAAAGTTTATGGAAATATGCCTACGCAGGTGCAGAATCTGTAATTGGCAAACAGTTAAACGTAAATAATCAGCCATTTATTATTGCCGGCGTTATTGAAGATTTAATGGCCATAAAAAGTGCTCAAGAAGTTTTACCACAACAAGTTTGGTTTATTCAAAATCTTGCCACTGTTGCAGCACAACAAGATAATGTTGGAAATATCAGTAACGAAATTGATTTCTTATTGTTTAAAAGTGCCAATAGTAATGCAGTGTTACCTACCCTAGAGCAAACTAATGAATGGCTAAACATCCACACCACTAAAAATGTTGAAGGCGATAACCTGCAATTATTTTTGGACTTTCTCAATAGTGCTAATAAAGAAGTAACAATCGCTCCGTATCGCAGCAATATGCTAGGCGAAACAGAAGGCTTAATAATTGCTCTATTTGCTGCTTCTATCGGCTTATTATTAATGGCCACACTTAATTTATTGAACTTGTTTATTGCTCATTATCAAGGACGAACTAAAGAGTTTGCTATTCAATTAAGCCTAGGTTCAAGCTTGTTGAAAATTAGATTACTGGTGTTACTTGAAAATTTACCAAGTTTTTTACTGGCGGCAACTGCTGGATTATTAATGACCGGTTGGGCACTTAAAAGTTTACCGTTAATTGCTGGTGATAGCTTACCGATGATAGATAGTATCGGCCTCAATGGTATTACTATCGGCGCATCATTTGCGATCATAATTTTATTAAGTATTTTGTTTAGTGCGCTGGCCTTAGTTGATATTGATAAAAAGGCCCTGTCTAATAACCTTAATAGCAGTGGTAAAGGCATTCAGGCACAAAGCAACCAATGGCTAAGTCGCATGCTAATGGTGTTGCAGCTTTCGATTGCATCAATGTTGTTAACGGCGTCTGTGATGATCACTACGCAAAGCTATCAATCTGTTTACCAAGATTTAGGCTACGACATAGGTAACTCTTATAATGTTTCACTAACGATTGCCGATGAAGAATATGTAGCCCAGTTAAGAGATTTTGAAGAATATAAAGGTAGTGAAGTTAATACCTTGCTTAACGATGTAGGCACTATGATTGAATCTAGTGTGGCCGACAGTAAGTTAATAGTTGCCGACTATGGTCCGCTTTCTGATTCTCTGCAAGTAAATGCGTTTCTTAATGAAGACAATAATAATGAGCAAGTGATCTATCAGGTGAGAAGCTTGAGTGCTAACTTTTTCAGTACGTTCAATATAAAAATGCTTGCAGGTGCTAATTTAACCCAAGAGCAAATTAGCAATGACGAAGACCGAATTGTCATTGATCAAAACATGGCAAAAGCTATGTACCCAACATTAACCAATGATGAAATTATTGGCAAAGCGATCAAGCTAAGCCAGAGCGGTGATCACGGTATGATAGTAACCGGCATTGTTAGTAATACCATTAGCCAAACAGGCATTGCCAACCCACTTGGTATACCTGCGGTGTACTCACATCGTATTGATACCGGTGGCAGCTTACAATTTACAGTGATGATGCCAGAAGGCAAAAACTTGTCTATCGATATGCTTAATGACGAATTTGCCCGCCAATTTCCACGCTTGAGTAATTTACAAGTAACATCAGTTGATGATATCTGGAAACAACAAACGCTAAATCAACGGGTGAGCTTATGGGTGGTAATAACCATGACCGCGTTAACCTTGATTTTAGCCGCTATTGGTGTTGCTGGTTTAACTCAAATGACCACCAATCACCGTAAGTACGAATTGGCAGTACGCATGGCAACTGGCGCTAAACAATCACGCCTGGTACGCTTTATTTTAAAAGATGCCTTTTGGATGTTGGTGATAGGTTTAGGTTTAGGCTTTGTCGTTTCGGTAATCGGCTATCAACAAATTCAGCAACAATTAGAAATGTTACCTGAATTTAACTGGCTAGCAATGACGGCACTAGACAGTGGTTTAATTGCCATAGTATTGCTTTCAGTAATGATGCCGGCTTGGCGAGTAATTAGCTCTGATCCAATGCAAGCACTACGCGAAGAGTAG